One Gimesia aquarii DNA segment encodes these proteins:
- a CDS encoding transketolase: MAAQANALSIEELKEKGKVLRRLIIRMTTEAGSGHPSSSLSAVEVVNALWFGGFMKYDPQNPTWDARDRFILSKGHAVPVLYAAMAEAGYFSTDDVMTLRKLGSPFEGHPNMKRLPGIEASTGSLGQGLSLGIGQALGARLNQNGSNVFVVIGDGEMGEGQVWEALAAAEKYKLGNLTAIIDQNTYQQTGATKDVLDLGSFEEKIAAFGWHTQTIDGNCQKSVVEALEVASKVTDRPKAIISKTKKGFGILPVLEETGDLNYHGKPLSPELAEKALAFIA; this comes from the coding sequence GTGGCTGCTCAAGCAAATGCCTTATCGATTGAAGAGTTGAAGGAAAAAGGGAAAGTCCTTCGCCGTCTGATTATCCGAATGACAACCGAAGCTGGTAGCGGACACCCCAGCAGTAGCTTGTCTGCTGTTGAAGTGGTAAATGCACTCTGGTTCGGTGGTTTTATGAAATATGATCCACAGAATCCGACTTGGGATGCACGGGATCGTTTCATTTTAAGTAAGGGCCATGCAGTACCTGTCTTGTATGCCGCCATGGCGGAGGCGGGTTACTTCTCAACCGACGATGTTATGACACTCCGAAAATTGGGGAGTCCCTTTGAAGGCCATCCCAATATGAAACGCCTTCCTGGAATCGAAGCTTCAACAGGTTCGCTCGGACAGGGGCTGTCACTGGGTATTGGGCAAGCTTTGGGAGCGCGTTTGAATCAGAACGGGTCCAATGTGTTTGTCGTGATTGGTGATGGCGAAATGGGAGAAGGTCAGGTCTGGGAAGCATTAGCTGCTGCTGAAAAGTACAAGTTGGGTAACCTGACTGCGATCATCGACCAGAATACCTACCAGCAGACCGGCGCTACGAAAGATGTGCTCGATCTGGGTTCCTTTGAAGAAAAAATCGCAGCCTTTGGCTGGCATACGCAGACGATCGATGGCAACTGCCAGAAATCCGTTGTTGAAGCTCTGGAAGTTGCGTCCAAAGTAACGGATCGCCCCAAGGCCATCATTTCGAAAACAAAGAAAGGGTTTGGGATTCTACCCGTACTCGAAGAAACGGGAGACTTAAACTATCACGGTAAACCGCTTTCACCAGAGTTGGCAGAAAAAGCACTGGCATTTATTGCTTAG
- a CDS encoding transketolase family protein has protein sequence MYLGEISGLKIGQATRDAFGDALKDLGDKHPEIVTVDGDVGNSTRTEVFAKAFPERGFNVGIAESNMVSVAGGLASTGHIPVVASFAAFLLCNAYDQIRMSIAFPGMNVKMVGTHAGISIGEDGPSQMGIEDVSLACSLPGVVVMVTADAVSTKAATAAMVEHNGPVYLRLGRPNVAEIYSEGDTFEIGKANTIREGDDVTIIANGLMVAGAVDAATKLAEEGISARVIDMHTVKPIDVDAIQKAARETGAIVVAEEHLAHGGLGSAVSMVVSQSTPVPMAYVNVGDCFAESGDPQGLLDKYGLTADAIVEAVKKVK, from the coding sequence ATGTATTTAGGTGAAATTAGTGGATTGAAAATAGGACAAGCCACCCGCGATGCATTTGGAGATGCTTTAAAAGATCTGGGTGATAAGCATCCTGAAATTGTAACCGTGGATGGCGATGTTGGAAACTCGACTCGCACGGAAGTCTTTGCGAAAGCCTTTCCTGAACGTGGTTTTAATGTCGGTATTGCAGAAAGTAATATGGTCAGCGTTGCAGGAGGTCTAGCTTCCACTGGACATATTCCGGTTGTTGCCAGTTTTGCCGCATTTCTCTTATGCAACGCTTATGACCAAATCAGAATGTCCATTGCGTTCCCTGGCATGAATGTGAAGATGGTCGGAACACATGCGGGAATTTCCATCGGCGAAGATGGTCCTTCACAGATGGGGATAGAAGATGTCTCATTGGCCTGTAGTCTCCCTGGTGTGGTTGTCATGGTTACTGCTGATGCTGTTTCTACCAAAGCTGCAACAGCAGCGATGGTTGAACATAATGGTCCCGTCTATCTAAGACTCGGTCGACCAAATGTGGCAGAAATTTATTCAGAAGGTGATACATTTGAGATCGGCAAAGCAAACACAATTCGTGAAGGTGACGATGTAACCATTATCGCCAATGGTCTGATGGTAGCAGGTGCTGTTGATGCCGCGACCAAACTGGCAGAAGAAGGAATTTCAGCACGTGTGATCGATATGCATACTGTAAAACCAATCGATGTGGATGCGATCCAAAAAGCGGCCCGAGAAACTGGTGCGATTGTTGTTGCAGAAGAGCATCTGGCGCATGGTGGATTAGGCTCGGCTGTATCTATGGTTGTTTCACAATCAACTCCAGTTCCCATGGCCTATGTCAATGTTGGCGACTGTTTTGCAGAAAGTGGTGACCCTCAGGGGCTCCTCGATAAATATGGTTTGACTGCAGACGCGATTGTA